The Branchiostoma lanceolatum isolate klBraLanc5 chromosome 10, klBraLanc5.hap2, whole genome shotgun sequence genome has a window encoding:
- the LOC136443076 gene encoding uncharacterized protein, producing MATGLDGEIRKLRKKLRQIENLERMDRDLTEDEETKVSKRFELREKLHELLAQLPKNSAKVRPEESQAVLFTSESCSRSSTTETIQAEVSVEMKRQLEETQNGEVKVRNSLFVCLFVCCSPPRAAAGRPPRKPSRRRSP from the exons atggcgacggGTCTGGATGGGGAAATCCGCAAGCTCCGCAAAAAGCTGCGACAAATCGAGAATCTGGAGCGGATGGACCGAGATCTGACCGAAGACGAGGAAACGAAG GTATCTAAGAGGTTTGAGCTCCGAGAGAAGCTGCACGAGCTGCTGGCCCAGCTGCCCAAGAACAGCGCCAAGGTCAGACCGGAGGAGTCGCAGGCCGTGCTGTTCACCTCCGAGAGCTGCAGCCGGTCGTCCACCACGGAAACCATCCAGGCGGAGGTCTCCGTAGAGATGAAGAGACAACTGGAGGAAACACAGAACGGAGAAGTAAAGGTACggaacagtttgtttgtttgtttgtttgtgtgctgtTCACCTCCGAGAGCTGCAGCCGGTCGTCCACCACGGAAACCATCCAGGCGGAGGTCTCCGTAG